In the Peribacillus sp. FSL H8-0477 genome, CCCCTGCCATAGGAGCAAGTACTACTGGGTTACTCATTACGACATCGCCAATCTTTAACACGATGCGGCCTCCTTCGTTGTCTTTTATTCTATTCTATCCTCTGGAGGTTGAAGTTCATCCATACTAATCTGAAGAATATTCGTCACCTCAGTTAAAAATTGTTCTGATGGCAGACGATTGCCTCGTTCTATTTCTCCTAATAAAGAAACAGAAACGCCGATTTTCTTCGCAAATCCTTCTTGTGTAAATCCCTTTAACTTTCTAAAAGCCCTAATCCGTCTTCCCCACTTTTCAGCTTCCATAATCGAACTCCTTCTCTATCCTGTATATTCTCAAGAATATTAACCAAAGGTATATCCATCTTAGGCAGCGTGATGTTTGGAACTAACTCCAATAACGGGATGAGTACAAATGCCCTTTCCAACATCCTAGGATGTGGAACAGAAAGACTCTCTGTTTCAATATTTTCGTAATTATACAGCAAAATGTCAAGGTCTATTGTACGAGGACCCCATCTTATATCCCTGATTCTACCATTCACTTTCTCTGTTTCCTGACATTTAAGCAGTAACTCCTCCGG is a window encoding:
- a CDS encoding helix-turn-helix domain-containing protein, whose product is MEAEKWGRRIRAFRKLKGFTQEGFAKKIGVSVSLLGEIERGNRLPSEQFLTEVTNILQISMDELQPPEDRIE
- the folK gene encoding 2-amino-4-hydroxy-6-hydroxymethyldihydropteridine diphosphokinase, with the protein product MKNISYLSIGSNMGDRLDLFKKAIDYLQSDDNIRISNISSIYETEPIGYTEQAKFLNAVLKVETSYKPEELLLKCQETEKVNGRIRDIRWGPRTIDLDILLYNYENIETESLSVPHPRMLERAFVLIPLLELVPNITLPKMDIPLVNILENIQDREGVRLWKLKSGEDGLGLLES